The segment AAGTGGTCGCTAAAAAGGTAACTGAGCTTCTCAAAGCAACAGACAGGTACGGTAAAACCATTGTCTTCTGTGAGAACATTGATCACGCTGAGAGAATGCGACAGGCTCTTGTTAATGAGAATCCTGATCTTTCACAGAACAGCAAATATGTGATGAGAATTACCGGCGATGAAAAGGAAGGAAAGGCTGAACTGGACAATTTCATCATACCTGAGAACCGCTACCCCGTCATTGCTACCACATCCAAGCTTCTGAGTACTGGTGTGGATGTGCAGACGTGCAAACTTATTGTTCTTGATAAACAGATCAAGTCCATGACCGAGTTCAAGCAGATCATAGGGCGTGGAACTCGTATAAATGAAGATTATAATAAATTCTATTTCACGATCATGGATTTCAGAAATGCGACAGAAAGGTTTGCAGATCCTGGTTTTGATGGTGAACCGGTCGAGGTTTACAAAGGATCAGGAACTAAACCACTTCGCCCAAACATGCCAACCCAGAAGATCAAGCCCTATAAGGTCGATGATGTGGGCGTTTCCGTCATTGCGGAGAGAGTACAGTACTACGGTTCTGACGGGAAGCTGGTGACGGAATCCATCAAGGATTACACTAAAAATACTATGCTTAAGGAGTTCTCATCTCTTGACCTATTCTTAAAGCACTGGTCAGATACCGGAAAGAAGACCGCCATACTTGAAGAGCTTGAGGACAAAGGCCTGTTGCTGGATGCACTTGCAGAGGAGGTCGGCAGAAATTATGACCCATTCGACATGATCTGCCATGTGGTTTTCGATCAGCCGCCATTGAGCCGCAAGCAGAGGGCGAACAATGTTCGCAGGACTGGCTATTTTGAAAAATACGGAGATCGAGCACGTGATGTTCTTGATGCTCTTCTGGACAAGTATGCAGATGAAGGTATCAAAAACCTTGAGGACCTCGATATTCTCAGAGTGAAACCATTGAGTGATATTGGAACACCTATTGAGATCATTAAGCTCTTCGGGAACAAAGAGAATTTCCTTGAAGCTGTCGAGGAAATGGAAACACAATTATACCTTGCTGAAGCTTAATTGCTGAGCAACGCAGGAAGAGGAAAAAACGATGTCAATTAGTACTACTATCAAGACTATACAGGATATCATGAGGAAGGACGCTGGTGTGGATGGGGATGCACAGCGTATTAGTCAGCTTGTATGGATGCTTTTCCTGAAGATATACGATGACAGGGAAGAAGAATACGAGGCGATGGAAGACAACTATGTGTCTCCTCTCCCTGAGCGGTTGAGGTGGAGGAACTGGGCAAAGAATGCAGAAGGCATAACCGGTGAAGAACTGCTGGATTTCGTGAACAACGATCTTTTCAAGACCCTGAAAGACCTTTCGTTTACTGAGAACTCAGACCCACGTGGCTTTGTGGTGCGTGATGTTTTCGAAGATTCCTACAATTATATGAAAAACGGCACCCTGATCCGTCAGATGGCCAACAAGATCAATGAGATCGACTTTAACGCTTCTAATGACCGCCACCTTTTCGGAGATGTATATGAGAAGATCCTGAAAGACCTCCAGAGTGCCGGAAATGCCGGCGAGTTCTATACTCCAAGGGCTGTTACTGAGTTCATGGTGCAGATGGTGAACCCGAAGATCGGGGAAAAGCTACTGGACCCTGCCTGTGGTACCGGCGGTTTCCTGAAATCCTCTATTGAACACCTGAGAGACAAGGTGGAAAACGTTGAGGATGAACAAATTTTGCAAAATTCCATTCACGGCGTTGAAAAGAAGCCACTCCCACACCTGCTATGCATAACCAATATGCTGTTGCATGGCATCGAGAACCCCGCACAGATCCACAGGGACAACTCACTTGCAAGACCTCTGAGGGATTATAATCCATCCGATAAAGTAGATGTGATCATAACCAATCCTCCATTTGGAGGAACCGAGGAGGACGGAATCGAGTCCGGTTTCCCTACCAACTACCAGACAAGAGAAACAGCCGACCTTTTCCTCGTCCTTATCACCCACCTGCTAAGGGATAATGGACGTGGTGCGATAGTCCTCCCTGACGGAACACTGTTCGGAGAAGGTGTCAAAACTCGCATAAAAGAGAAGTTGCTCAATGAGTGTAACCTTCACACCATTGTACGCCTTCCAAACGGCGTGTTCAATCCTTACACAGGCATCAAGACCAATCTCCTGTTCTTCACCAAAGGAGAGCCTACAAAAGAGATCTGGTACTA is part of the Methanococcoides orientis genome and harbors:
- a CDS encoding HsdM family class I SAM-dependent methyltransferase, encoding MSISTTIKTIQDIMRKDAGVDGDAQRISQLVWMLFLKIYDDREEEYEAMEDNYVSPLPERLRWRNWAKNAEGITGEELLDFVNNDLFKTLKDLSFTENSDPRGFVVRDVFEDSYNYMKNGTLIRQMANKINEIDFNASNDRHLFGDVYEKILKDLQSAGNAGEFYTPRAVTEFMVQMVNPKIGEKLLDPACGTGGFLKSSIEHLRDKVENVEDEQILQNSIHGVEKKPLPHLLCITNMLLHGIENPAQIHRDNSLARPLRDYNPSDKVDVIITNPPFGGTEEDGIESGFPTNYQTRETADLFLVLITHLLRDNGRGAIVLPDGTLFGEGVKTRIKEKLLNECNLHTIVRLPNGVFNPYTGIKTNLLFFTKGEPTKEIWYYEHPYPEGYKSYSKTKPMRIQEFEPEKAWWNNREETELAWKVNIDDIKANNYNLDIKNPHEEAIDHGDPEELLEDYKALLSEISETRNALKAELMAALEGKNA